The DNA segment ACTGTCGATCCGGTGGTGATGGCCACAGTTGGCGCAGACACTGGCGTTGAGTTTCAGGTCTTTGAGATAGACGACCTGACCACATTCGGGACATTTGCTCCACAGACCATCGCCCTCATCCGGTTCCTGCTTGACGTTGGCGACGTACTGACCCTTGCGGCGATCAGCAAACCAATCGAACAGAGACACACAGGGCCGTCAGCTCACACCATTAAAAGCCGGCGCGGGGAATAGACGCTGATCCATCAAGCGCCCAGCAGCGTCAACCAGGTGCTCCACCACCACTGCGGACCGGTCAACCAGACCAGCCAAATGCCCAGAGCGATGAAGGGACCGAAGGGGAACGGTTCCCTGGGGCCCAACCGGCCACTGAGACGCGCGGCGCTGCCGAACAAGGCTCCCGAGACAACCGCAAGGGCCATTGCCGCTGCGATGCCCCCAGGCCCCAACCAGGCGCCGCCCAGCGCCGCCAACTTGGCATCGCCCAAGCCCAGCGCAGGCTGTCCCAACAACCGTTCGGCCAGGGCACTGAGACCTTCCAACAGCAGCAGGGCCAGCACCGCGGCGATCAAATGGCTGGCCAGAACAGAGATCCCAGCAGCCGTGCTGACGAGCAAGCCCAGCACCAACCCCCAGCGGCACAGAGGCTCCGGCAACCAAAGGTGGTCCAAATCGATCAACACCAGTGGCAGCAGCAGCGCGATCAGAGGCAGCCCGGCCCAGGGGAGCCAGAGTTCAGGCAGGCCCCCGCCAGCACCAGGCCACACCAACAGCGCCGAGATCCAGAGACCGGCACTCAGGGCCTCCACGGCGGGGTAACGCCAGCTGATCACCGCATCACAATCACGGCAGCGCCCCCTCAGCAGCAGCCAACCGAGCACCGGAAGATTGTCATGCCAGCGGATGGCATGGCCGCATTTGGGGCAGTGGCTGCCGGGGAAGACCACCGATTCCTGGCGGGGCAAACGCCAGGCCACCACGTTGGTGAGGCTGCCGACGCAGGCGCCCAGCAGGCCTGTCCAAACCAGGATCAACCCTTCCATCGGGTCCGGCCACGGCTCGTGCGCCCCCGGATCAGATCGATGGCAATGAACTCCTCATCCGGCAGAAGAACAGGGGTCTCGAAAACCACACGACCATCGGGTTCCTGCGGATCCACCACCACGCCGAGAGGCTCCTGCCCCGCAGGACTGCTGGAGAGATAGGCGAAATAAATGCGACGGGCCTGGGCGATCAGCGAGCGGCTGTCAATGCGATCCCAGCGGGGAGCCGAGAGCGCCCCCGATGCTCCACGGATTTCAAAGGAGGGCGTTGACAAAGAAATAGAGCCCACCTGATCACTCAGATGAGCCCATTGTAGAGACGATTGTTGTTAAGAGAAGCGATCAGCTGAGCTTGTTCTTCTCTTCGATCATGCGGTGAATGATCGGAGTGAGGATCAGTTCCATAGCGAAGCCCATCTTGCCGCCGTTCACCACGATGCTGGTGGGGCTGGACATGAAGGAATCGTGGATCATGTTCAGCAGGTAACCGAAGTCGATCCCCCACTTCTCACGAGCACCCTTGCGGAAGTGGATGATCACGAAGCTTTCATCCGGGGTCGGGATGTTCCGGCAGATGAAGGGGTTGGAGGTGTCCACGGTGGGAACACGCTGGAAGTTGATGTCGGTCTGGCTGAACTGCGGGCAGATGTGATTGATGTAATCAGGCATCCGGCGCAGGATCGTGTCAACGATCGCTTCAGCGGAATAACCACGCTCAGCGTTGTCGCGGTGGATTTTCTGAATCCACTCGAGATTGGTGATCGGCACCACACCCACCAGAAGGTCGGCCAGGGCGGCCACGTCGTAGCCCTCGCCCTTCACACCGCCATGAAGACCTTCGTAGAACAGCACGTCAGTGCCGGTCGGGATGTCTTCCCAAGGCGTGAACTGACCCGGCTCAAGGTTGACGCCCAGACGGGCGTTGTGTT comes from the Synechococcus sp. A15-62 genome and includes:
- a CDS encoding phosphoribulokinase, whose translation is MSKRHPVVAVTGSSGAGTSTVKRAFEHIFAREGITPAVVEGDSYHRYERMPMKQAMADALAKGENFSHFGPEANLFDKLEELFRTYGETGAGQKRYYLHSVEEAAEHNARLGVNLEPGQFTPWEDIPTGTDVLFYEGLHGGVKGEGYDVAALADLLVGVVPITNLEWIQKIHRDNAERGYSAEAIVDTILRRMPDYINHICPQFSQTDINFQRVPTVDTSNPFICRNIPTPDESFVIIHFRKGAREKWGIDFGYLLNMIHDSFMSSPTSIVVNGGKMGFAMELILTPIIHRMIEEKNKLS
- a CDS encoding A24 family peptidase: MEGLILVWTGLLGACVGSLTNVVAWRLPRQESVVFPGSHCPKCGHAIRWHDNLPVLGWLLLRGRCRDCDAVISWRYPAVEALSAGLWISALLVWPGAGGGLPELWLPWAGLPLIALLLPLVLIDLDHLWLPEPLCRWGLVLGLLVSTAAGISVLASHLIAAVLALLLLEGLSALAERLLGQPALGLGDAKLAALGGAWLGPGGIAAAMALAVVSGALFGSAARLSGRLGPREPFPFGPFIALGIWLVWLTGPQWWWSTWLTLLGA